A stretch of Miscanthus floridulus cultivar M001 chromosome 13, ASM1932011v1, whole genome shotgun sequence DNA encodes these proteins:
- the LOC136499432 gene encoding uncharacterized protein: protein MGPHIEWIVDVNISPPSDDLAILSKEEVKCLQNNAQATNVLFSALSEDVFDAIIFGDDEPLDDAHIIWTTLKEKYDKSKYDEKTLSLEEPLEECSTSLTNEEPQVILPKGLSDHGTSTSLPTYDLTKGYKIVGENNAFTRGTSTSSCSCETNILKEEEDCDRWRPNDESTSPRSSTLYATPHLGLMAKKEKNVASESESESESESESEDESDDDEFNQHLAHLNKKDKLMVLKLIEKIQEQEETLHEQEEFLINKIKCLEKLTKRHKKLKCSHASLVQRYENLSIEQTHTINSLSCVAKLEDENYVLKDKVERLTSKNEILQEDHDELLCSHEKLMDSHLMLEIAHEVVHVIAEIYDDSITKENEELKEEVERLKRDMIQLKGKCNAPPSQDNREDIVKKLEKGSNEACIKPHHEGHKSNSAKVKGKFEEVQSVQNAAVQLKAAKVPGCGSAAS from the exons ATGGGTCCTCATATTGAGTGGATTGTAGATGTAAACATTTCACCTCCTAGTGATGATTTGGCCATCTTATCTAAagaggaagtgaaatgcttacaaaacaatgctcaagctactaatgtcttatttagtgctttgagtgaagatgtttttgatgccatcatatttggagatgatgaaccacttgatgatgctcatatcatttggaccacACTCAAAGAAAAATATGACAAGTCCAAATATGATGAGAAGACACTCTCATTGGAGGAACCACTTGAGGAGTGCTCAACTTCACTGACAAATGAAGAGCCTCAAGTAATTCTCCCAAAAGGCCTAAGTGATCATGGCACATCCACTTCCTTGCCAACATATGACCTAACGAAAGGCTACAAAATAGTTGGTGAGAACAATGCTTTTACACGTGGTACTTCTACTTCCTCttgttcttgtgagactaacattttgaaggaagaagaagattgtGATCGGTGGAGGCCAAATGATGAGTCCACCTCaccaagaagctcaactctctatGCCACTCCTCATTTAggtctcatggcaaagaaagagaagaatgtggcaagtgagagtgagagtgaaagTGAAAGCGAGAGTGAGagtgaagatgaaagtgatgatgatgagttcaaTCAACACTTGGCACATCTAaacaagaaagacaagttgatgGTTCTTAAGCTCATAGAGAaaattcaagagcaagaagaaacaCTTCATGAGCAAGAAGAGTTTCTCATCAAtaagatcaaatgcttggagaagttgaccaaaaGGCATAaaaagcttaagtgctctcatgctagtTTGGTCCAAAGGTATGAGAACTTGTCAATTGAGCAAACTcatactattaactctctatcttgtgttgcCAAATTAGAAGATGAGAACTATGtgctcaaggacaaggtggaaagGCTCACTAGCAAGAATGAGATCTTACAAGAAGATCATGATGAGcttttgtgctctcatgagaagcttatggattctcatctcatgctagaaattgctcatgaggttgtg CATGTAATTGCAGAAATTTATGATGATTCCATTACAAAAGAAAAtgaagagctcaaggaagaagttGAGAGGCTAaaaagggacatgattcaatTAAAGGGAAAGTGCAATGCtccaccttctcaagataaccgtgaagacatagtgaagaagcttgagaagggatcaaACGAAGCATGcatcaagcctcatcatgaaGGACACAAGTCCAACAGTGCCAAAGTCAAAGGGAAATTTGAAGAAGTGCAATCTGTTCAAAATGCAGCAGTTCAGCTAAAGGCTGCAAAAGTTCCAGGATGCGGCAGTGCCGCATCCTAG